In Zunongwangia profunda SM-A87, the following proteins share a genomic window:
- a CDS encoding response regulator transcription factor has protein sequence MDTKNAKILLVEDDAKVCAFINKGLTEEGFEVSIALNGKEGYQMASANKFDLLILDIMLPEMNGLEICKAVREENTHVPILFLTALGSSENIAMGLNSGADDYLAKPFKFIELIARVKSLLRRSRNFNSNIPDNSYRFSDIKVNDSSKTVTRNGKKIALTSTEYKLLLAFLKAPGRVISRTELLENVWGVNYDIGTNVVDVYVNYLRKKLEKENNDRLIHTVIGMGYVLKEDDEDTE, from the coding sequence ATGGATACAAAGAACGCTAAAATATTACTTGTTGAAGACGACGCAAAAGTTTGTGCCTTCATCAATAAAGGACTCACCGAAGAAGGATTTGAAGTAAGCATTGCTTTAAACGGAAAGGAAGGCTACCAAATGGCAAGTGCTAATAAATTTGACCTGCTTATACTGGATATTATGTTACCAGAAATGAATGGTTTGGAAATTTGCAAAGCTGTTAGAGAAGAAAACACTCATGTACCTATTCTATTTTTAACAGCACTGGGAAGCTCAGAAAATATAGCTATGGGACTCAATAGTGGCGCCGACGATTACCTGGCCAAACCTTTTAAGTTTATCGAACTTATTGCCCGTGTAAAAAGTTTATTACGCCGATCCAGAAATTTTAATTCAAATATCCCTGATAACAGTTATAGATTTTCAGATATTAAAGTAAACGACTCTTCCAAAACAGTCACCAGAAACGGAAAAAAAATAGCACTTACCAGTACAGAATATAAACTTTTACTTGCATTTTTAAAAGCCCCCGGCAGAGTAATTTCCCGCACCGAATTATTAGAAAATGTATGGGGTGTAAACTACGATATTGGCACCAATGTGGTAGATGTTTATGTAAATTATCTACGCAAAAAACTGGAAAAGGAAAATAATGATCGACTTATTCACACCGTGATTGGCATGGGCTACGTTTTAAAAGAGGACGATGAAGACACAGAATAA
- the rho gene encoding transcription termination factor Rho, translating into MFEISELKAKKLPELQEIAKSLNVPKFRSLKKLDLVYQILDYQAANPAKTKEALQEEKAEEKKTEDKPKRPRKKIGSDKKPGRPKKAEETTPEAKLEVKDESPAKNNQDSTSKPESKAPKKEKESSKNDDNASRNNNRSTNNRKDSRNNKKDNRNDNNNNNNHKNNGNRDNRNRYREPDYEFDAIIESEGVLDIMQDNYGFLRSSDYNYLTSPDDIYVSQSQIRLFGLKTGDTVLGQIRPPKEGEKYFPLIKINKINGLDPQVVRDRVSFEHLTPLFPKEKFNIADKESSISTRVMDLFSPIGKGQRGMIVSQPKTGKTMLLKDIANAIAANHPEVYQIILLIDERPEEVTDMQRNVQGEVVASTFDKEAHEHVRVANIVLEKAKRLVECGHDVVILLDSITRLARAYNTVQPASGKVLSGGVDANALHKPKRFFGAARNIEGGGSLSIIATALTDTGSKMDEVIFEEFKGTGNMELQLDRRISNRRVFPAIDLISSSTRRDDLLLDENTIQRMWIMRKYLADMNPVEAMEFIQQKIKQTNNNEEFLISMNG; encoded by the coding sequence ATGTTTGAAATTTCTGAATTAAAAGCTAAAAAGCTACCTGAGCTTCAGGAGATTGCTAAATCTCTAAACGTCCCAAAGTTTAGAAGTCTTAAAAAACTAGATCTTGTTTACCAAATTTTAGACTACCAGGCTGCTAACCCTGCAAAGACCAAAGAAGCTCTACAAGAAGAAAAGGCCGAAGAGAAAAAAACCGAGGATAAGCCAAAAAGACCAAGAAAGAAAATTGGTAGTGATAAAAAACCTGGCAGACCTAAGAAGGCTGAAGAAACGACTCCAGAAGCAAAACTAGAAGTTAAAGATGAAAGTCCTGCGAAAAACAATCAGGACAGTACTTCTAAACCTGAAAGTAAAGCTCCTAAAAAGGAGAAAGAATCGTCTAAAAACGATGATAATGCTTCTAGGAATAATAACAGAAGTACTAATAATCGTAAAGATTCCAGAAATAATAAAAAGGATAACCGTAACGACAATAACAACAATAATAATCATAAAAATAACGGTAACCGTGACAATCGCAACAGGTACCGTGAGCCGGATTATGAGTTTGATGCTATTATCGAAAGTGAAGGTGTTTTAGACATCATGCAGGACAACTATGGTTTCCTAAGATCCTCAGATTACAACTACCTTACTTCTCCTGACGACATTTACGTATCACAATCCCAAATTCGACTTTTTGGTTTAAAAACAGGAGACACAGTATTAGGGCAAATAAGACCTCCAAAAGAAGGTGAAAAATATTTCCCTCTGATTAAAATCAATAAAATTAATGGTCTTGACCCACAGGTAGTAAGAGATCGTGTTTCTTTTGAACACCTTACGCCACTTTTCCCCAAAGAAAAATTTAATATCGCTGATAAAGAAAGTTCTATTTCTACAAGAGTGATGGATTTATTTTCTCCTATCGGGAAAGGACAACGTGGTATGATCGTTTCGCAACCTAAAACCGGTAAAACAATGTTATTAAAAGACATTGCCAATGCCATTGCTGCGAACCATCCTGAAGTATATCAAATTATCCTTTTGATCGATGAACGTCCTGAGGAAGTTACAGATATGCAACGAAACGTACAGGGTGAAGTTGTTGCCTCTACATTTGACAAAGAAGCTCATGAGCATGTTAGAGTTGCCAATATTGTATTAGAGAAAGCAAAACGTCTTGTAGAATGTGGTCACGATGTTGTAATCTTACTAGATTCTATTACACGTCTTGCCAGAGCATATAATACCGTACAGCCTGCCAGTGGTAAGGTTTTGAGTGGTGGTGTAGATGCTAACGCTTTACATAAACCTAAGCGTTTCTTTGGTGCTGCACGTAATATTGAAGGTGGTGGTTCACTTTCTATTATTGCTACTGCCCTTACCGATACAGGTTCTAAGATGGATGAGGTTATCTTTGAAGAATTTAAAGGAACAGGAAATATGGAACTTCAGCTAGATCGTAGAATTTCTAACCGAAGAGTATTCCCAGCGATCGATCTTATATCTTCAAGTACGCGTCGTGACGATCTTCTTTTAGATGAAAACACTATACAGCGTATGTGGATTATGCGAAAATATCTTGCTGATATGAATCCTGTAGAAGCGATGGAATTTATTCAGCAAAAAATCAAACAAACCAACAATAATGAGGAGTTTCTTATTAGCATGAACGGCTAA
- a CDS encoding DUF4293 domain-containing protein, with the protein MLQRIQTVYLLIAAIVSLGLIFVFALWQSEEGSAVYAQDQLTIFIMFIASGLLSLISVFMFKNRKLQFVLGRINIILNFFLLGVFVYWSLSLPGEMNISEKGIGMFLPIISIVFLVLANKAIKKDEDLVKSVDRLR; encoded by the coding sequence ATGCTTCAACGTATACAAACAGTTTATTTACTTATCGCAGCAATAGTAAGCCTTGGGCTTATATTTGTATTTGCTTTGTGGCAAAGTGAAGAAGGGAGTGCAGTTTACGCTCAGGATCAATTAACGATATTTATCATGTTTATTGCTTCTGGATTATTATCTTTGATCAGTGTTTTTATGTTTAAGAATAGAAAGCTCCAATTTGTATTGGGGCGTATCAATATCATATTAAACTTTTTTTTACTAGGAGTGTTTGTTTATTGGTCGCTAAGCTTACCCGGAGAAATGAATATTTCAGAGAAGGGTATTGGGATGTTTCTTCCGATCATTTCTATCGTTTTTCTAGTTCTGGCGAATAAAGCCATTAAAAAGGACGAAGATCTTGTAAAATCTGTAGACCGATTACGATAA
- a CDS encoding metallophosphoesterase family protein — MKKILLLSDTHSYIDDRIIHYAEQADEIWHAGDIGSIEISDKLKAPGKPLIAVYGNIDNTEIRKEFPLNQRWMCEGVDVWITHIGGYPKKYSPAVRDEIRQNPPKLFICGHSHILKVMMDKDLGLLHMNPGAAGKHGWHKQRTMLRFVIDGENIKDLEVIELAGK; from the coding sequence TTGAAAAAAATTCTATTATTAAGCGATACGCACTCTTATATTGATGACCGAATTATCCATTATGCCGAACAAGCCGATGAGATTTGGCATGCCGGCGATATTGGAAGCATAGAGATAAGCGATAAGTTAAAAGCACCGGGTAAACCACTTATTGCTGTGTATGGAAACATTGATAATACGGAAATCAGAAAAGAATTCCCTTTAAATCAGCGCTGGATGTGCGAGGGTGTAGATGTTTGGATCACCCATATCGGAGGCTATCCCAAAAAATACAGCCCTGCGGTAAGGGATGAGATTCGACAAAATCCCCCTAAATTATTTATTTGCGGACATTCGCATATTTTAAAAGTTATGATGGATAAAGACCTGGGGCTGCTCCATATGAATCCCGGAGCAGCCGGAAAACATGGCTGGCATAAACAACGTACAATGCTAAGATTTGTGATTGATGGTGAAAATATTAAAGACCTGGAAGTCATAGAACTAGCCGGGAAGTGA
- the truA gene encoding tRNA pseudouridine(38-40) synthase TruA, translating to MRYFIDLAYLGTAYHGWQIQPEAVSVQQVLQEALSKILQQNIEVVGAGRTDAGVHATQMYAHFDADLNCDEKTLQFKLNSFLPKDISIRQLFKVQSQAHARFDACSRSYEYHIVNFKDPFKIDLAYYLLKQPDIEKMNHAAAMLKDYTNFKCFSKSRTDVKTYNCNITAAFWEQSKDELIFHITADRFLRNMVRAIVGTLLDIGLGKNSVEFLKEILKSEDRSMAGTSVPAHGLYLTRIEYPKTALFDGL from the coding sequence TTGAGGTATTTTATAGATTTAGCCTATTTAGGTACTGCTTATCATGGTTGGCAAATTCAACCAGAAGCCGTAAGCGTTCAGCAGGTACTACAGGAGGCACTTTCAAAAATCCTTCAACAAAATATAGAGGTAGTAGGAGCGGGGCGAACAGATGCCGGTGTACATGCCACACAAATGTATGCTCATTTTGATGCGGATTTGAACTGTGATGAAAAAACACTTCAATTTAAACTGAATTCATTTTTGCCAAAGGATATTTCGATTCGCCAACTTTTTAAGGTGCAGTCGCAAGCCCATGCACGGTTTGATGCCTGTAGCCGAAGTTATGAGTATCATATTGTCAATTTTAAAGATCCTTTTAAAATCGATTTGGCCTACTATCTTTTAAAGCAACCGGATATCGAAAAAATGAACCATGCGGCTGCTATGTTGAAAGATTACACTAATTTTAAGTGCTTTTCAAAAAGCCGAACCGATGTAAAGACGTATAATTGTAATATTACAGCAGCTTTTTGGGAACAATCTAAAGATGAGCTCATATTTCATATTACGGCAGATCGTTTTTTACGAAATATGGTTAGGGCGATCGTAGGCACATTGTTGGATATTGGCCTTGGAAAAAATTCGGTTGAATTTTTGAAAGAAATCCTAAAAAGCGAAGACAGAAGTATGGCGGGAACCTCGGTTCCGGCACATGGTTTATATTTAACCAGAATAGAATACCCTAAAACAGCACTATTTGATGGCCTCTAA
- a CDS encoding ABC transporter ATP-binding protein has product MASKTGNAFDFDLFKRLLRYTNPYKLTFYFVAITAILLSFFAVARPYLLQVTIDDSITPKDNGNLIFYVSLMIGFLILEVTSQFFFIYFANLLGQNVVRDLRVNLFKHMLQFKMKYYDKSAVGRLVTRAVSDIETISSIFSQGLFMIISDLLKMIVVLGFMFYKSWQLTLLVITVLPFIIYATRVFQKKMKIAFEDVRTQVADLNTFVQERITGMKIVQLFNREKSEYNNFKNINDRHRKAWVKTVWYNSIFFPIAEMSTSITVGLIVWFGGLQAVNDNPNITLGVIIAFIELSQMLFRPLRQIADKFNTLQMGMVAANRVFGILDTDSTISDEGEKQLQSIKGDIEFKNVRFSYVEGEEVLRGVNFTAKAGETIAIVGATGAGKSTIINLLNRFYEIDSGTIAVDGIDIKDVTIKSLRSEIAVVLQNVFLFADTIMHNIKLDNPDITEDDVITAAKQIGIHDFISSLPNGYHYNVKERGVMLSSGQRQLISFLRAYVSNPSILVLDEATSSVDTYSEQLIQEATDKITKGRTSIVIAHRLATIKKADKIMVMDSGEIVEMGTHDELLLKENGHYRKLYEVQFMAEESI; this is encoded by the coding sequence ATGGCCTCTAAAACGGGAAACGCATTTGATTTTGATCTTTTTAAGCGCTTGCTTAGATATACCAATCCCTATAAATTAACTTTTTATTTTGTAGCTATTACGGCTATTTTATTATCGTTTTTTGCGGTAGCAAGGCCTTATTTATTGCAGGTAACCATAGACGATTCTATTACTCCAAAAGATAACGGGAATTTAATTTTCTACGTGTCTTTAATGATTGGTTTTCTTATTCTTGAAGTCACCTCGCAATTTTTCTTTATCTATTTTGCCAATTTACTAGGACAAAATGTAGTACGTGATTTACGGGTAAATTTGTTTAAGCATATGCTTCAGTTTAAGATGAAGTATTATGACAAATCTGCTGTTGGACGATTGGTGACCCGTGCCGTGAGTGATATCGAAACGATTTCCAGTATTTTTAGTCAGGGACTTTTTATGATTATCAGCGATTTGCTAAAAATGATTGTCGTACTTGGGTTTATGTTTTATAAAAGCTGGCAGTTAACCTTACTGGTGATAACAGTATTGCCATTTATTATTTATGCGACCCGGGTATTTCAGAAAAAAATGAAAATCGCTTTTGAAGATGTACGTACACAGGTGGCCGATTTAAATACTTTTGTGCAGGAGCGGATTACCGGGATGAAGATCGTTCAGTTATTCAATCGCGAAAAATCGGAATATAACAATTTTAAAAATATCAACGACAGGCATAGAAAAGCATGGGTGAAAACCGTTTGGTATAACTCGATTTTCTTCCCTATTGCAGAAATGTCTACCTCGATCACCGTTGGTCTTATCGTATGGTTTGGAGGTTTACAGGCAGTAAATGATAATCCTAATATCACCCTTGGTGTGATTATCGCATTTATCGAATTATCGCAGATGTTATTTAGACCCTTACGCCAAATCGCAGATAAATTTAATACCCTGCAAATGGGGATGGTAGCGGCTAATCGAGTATTCGGGATTTTAGATACCGATTCTACAATTAGTGATGAAGGTGAAAAACAACTACAATCGATTAAAGGAGATATAGAATTTAAAAATGTTCGATTTAGCTATGTGGAAGGAGAAGAAGTATTACGCGGAGTGAACTTTACCGCTAAAGCAGGTGAAACGATCGCGATTGTTGGAGCCACCGGAGCCGGAAAATCTACTATTATTAATTTATTGAACAGATTTTATGAGATTGATAGTGGAACGATCGCTGTTGATGGAATAGATATCAAAGACGTGACCATAAAATCACTACGGTCTGAAATCGCGGTGGTGCTTCAAAATGTATTTTTGTTTGCCGATACGATTATGCATAATATCAAATTAGATAATCCAGATATTACTGAAGATGATGTAATCACGGCTGCAAAACAAATTGGGATTCATGATTTTATAAGTTCGTTACCCAATGGGTATCATTATAATGTAAAGGAACGCGGAGTAATGTTAAGTTCCGGGCAACGTCAATTGATCTCTTTCTTAAGGGCTTACGTTAGTAATCCCAGTATTTTGGTGTTGGACGAAGCAACTTCTTCAGTAGATACTTATAGTGAGCAGCTTATCCAGGAAGCGACAGATAAAATTACCAAAGGCAGGACTTCGATTGTTATTGCTCACCGATTGGCGACTATTAAGAAAGCCGATAAGATCATGGTAATGGATAGTGGTGAAATTGTAGAGATGGGAACCCACGATGAATTATTGCTTAAAGAAAACGGGCATTATCGTAAACTCTATGAAGTGCAGTTTATGGCTGAAGAATCCATTTAA
- the cdaA gene encoding diadenylate cyclase CdaA: MDILSIRFLDILDIVLIAILLYNVYKLVRGTVAVNIFIGIVIIYLVWRLTQLLQMELLSSVLDQFVGVGMFALIVVFQQEIRKFLLMIGSANITYNGRFFRNLKFTRNDSDDGATNIDVIVDACESMGRTKTGALIVIQRSTKLDFVKNSGDEMNIELNQPIIESIFFKNSPLHDGAMVIEENKVTATRVILPVSNDRSIPLRFGLRHRAAVGITEKTDALALVVSEETGQISYIRDGEFTMFESNTELRERLKEDLR; encoded by the coding sequence TTGGATATTTTAAGTATTCGATTCCTGGATATTCTCGATATTGTTCTTATCGCAATCCTTCTGTATAATGTATATAAACTGGTTAGAGGTACGGTTGCAGTAAATATCTTTATTGGTATTGTGATCATATACCTGGTTTGGCGACTTACCCAGCTACTTCAAATGGAACTTTTAAGTAGCGTTTTAGACCAGTTTGTGGGTGTGGGAATGTTTGCCTTAATTGTGGTTTTTCAACAAGAAATAAGGAAATTCCTATTAATGATTGGTTCTGCTAATATCACTTATAACGGACGTTTTTTCAGAAATTTAAAATTTACACGTAACGATTCTGACGATGGCGCTACGAATATAGATGTGATCGTTGATGCCTGTGAATCTATGGGACGCACCAAAACAGGGGCATTAATAGTAATCCAAAGAAGTACAAAGTTGGATTTTGTTAAAAATAGTGGAGACGAGATGAATATAGAGCTTAACCAACCTATCATCGAGTCTATTTTTTTTAAAAATAGTCCATTGCATGACGGTGCCATGGTTATTGAAGAAAATAAAGTAACCGCAACAAGAGTGATTTTACCTGTTTCTAATGACCGGTCTATACCGCTTCGTTTTGGGTTAAGACACCGTGCTGCTGTTGGAATTACGGAAAAAACCGATGCTCTAGCTCTTGTCGTAAGTGAAGAGACCGGACAAATTTCTTATATACGAGACGGAGAATTTACCATGTTCGAGAGCAATACCGAATTACGGGAACGCTTAAAAGAAGATTTGAGATAA
- the folP gene encoding dihydropteroate synthase, with translation MTINCKGRLIDLSSPKVMGILNSTPDSFFEDSRTQNKSDILKKAEMMLEEGATFIDIGGYSSRPDAENVAENEELKRVVPAIELLVKEFPEILISVDTFRSKVAEEAIGAGAALINDISAGRLDEKMMSIIAQHQVPYIMMHMRGTPKTMKQLTAYDDLVSDITYYFSEKIKEARTLGINDLILDPGFGFAKTTDQNFELLKKSALFSSFKLPVLIGISRKTMIHKTLNISPKKALNGTTVLNTLALTKGAAILRVHDVKEAMETIKLVSLFSK, from the coding sequence ATGACGATCAATTGCAAAGGCAGGCTTATCGACCTTTCTTCTCCCAAAGTGATGGGCATATTAAATAGTACACCGGATTCTTTTTTCGAAGATAGCCGAACGCAAAATAAAAGCGATATTCTTAAAAAAGCAGAAATGATGCTGGAAGAAGGCGCTACTTTTATTGATATTGGTGGGTATAGCAGTAGGCCTGATGCCGAAAATGTTGCTGAGAACGAAGAATTAAAACGGGTAGTGCCTGCCATAGAACTTTTGGTAAAGGAGTTCCCTGAAATCTTAATTTCTGTGGATACCTTTAGAAGCAAAGTTGCTGAAGAAGCTATAGGGGCTGGTGCAGCATTGATTAACGATATTTCGGCTGGTCGTCTGGACGAAAAAATGATGAGTATAATTGCACAACATCAAGTCCCGTATATTATGATGCATATGCGCGGTACGCCAAAAACAATGAAGCAACTAACAGCATATGACGACCTGGTAAGCGATATCACCTATTATTTTTCTGAAAAAATTAAAGAAGCGAGAACCTTAGGGATTAATGATCTTATTTTAGATCCTGGCTTTGGCTTTGCAAAAACAACAGATCAAAATTTTGAATTACTAAAAAAATCAGCACTTTTTTCTAGTTTTAAACTTCCTGTGTTAATCGGTATTTCGAGAAAAACAATGATTCATAAAACTTTGAACATTTCACCTAAAAAAGCTCTTAACGGCACCACCGTTCTTAATACTTTAGCGCTTACCAAAGGGGCTGCTATTTTAAGGGTTCATGATGTTAAAGAAGCCATGGAGACTATAAAATTAGTATCACTTTTCAGCAAATAA
- a CDS encoding DUF1599 domain-containing protein, producing the protein MQDTSKQYNAVIQICRSLFIKKMKDYGCAWRILRLPSLTDQIFIKAQRIRKLQENEVRKVDEDEKSEFIGIINYSIMALIQLEKGIADQPDLEGEEAIQLYDEKITATKELMMNKNHDYGEAWRDMRISSLTDLILQKLLRVKQIEDNKGQTLVSEGIDANYQDMINYAVFAMIHFTEAEEK; encoded by the coding sequence ATGCAAGATACCTCCAAACAATACAATGCGGTAATACAAATCTGTCGCAGTTTGTTTATCAAAAAAATGAAAGATTATGGTTGTGCCTGGCGAATTTTAAGGTTGCCTTCGCTAACCGACCAGATTTTTATCAAAGCGCAACGAATAAGAAAGCTTCAGGAGAATGAAGTAAGAAAAGTAGATGAAGATGAAAAATCTGAATTTATCGGAATTATTAATTATTCGATTATGGCGCTTATTCAGTTAGAAAAAGGAATTGCAGATCAACCGGATTTGGAAGGAGAAGAAGCGATTCAACTTTATGACGAAAAGATTACGGCCACGAAAGAACTAATGATGAACAAAAATCACGATTATGGTGAAGCCTGGCGTGACATGCGTATTAGCTCGTTAACCGATTTAATTCTTCAGAAATTATTACGTGTAAAACAAATTGAAGATAATAAAGGACAAACTTTAGTGAGCGAAGGTATTGATGCTAACTATCAGGATATGATCAATTATGCGGTCTTTGCTATGATTCATTTCACCGAAGCCGAAGAAAAATAA
- a CDS encoding BT_3928 family protein codes for MKLLVKFARIFVGILFIFSGFIKLNDPIGFSYKLQEYFSPEVLGLDFLSPFALVIAILICVFELVLGIMLLIGYLPKFTMWSLLLMIIFFTFLTFYSAYFNKVTDCGCFGDAIPLTPWQSFTKDLILLVFILILFFNKKMITPVFVPASHRWIIFLSYMLCFLYAYYVLMHLPVIDFRPYKVGNNIPELRDIPEGAATDVFEYHWKFNVEGEEEVVVTDGSYPQHEGEFIEVDTKMIEEGYVPPIHDFQVLDDGEDITAEILEADKVLLIVAYDLNLTEKQGYEAIKSLEREAKSKGYEVLGLTASGDVLKSQIKEEFGLDFPFYQTDATALKTVVRANPGILVLEQGTITQKKHYSDASSIKL; via the coding sequence ATGAAGTTATTAGTGAAATTCGCCCGTATCTTTGTTGGGATACTTTTTATTTTTTCAGGATTTATAAAGCTGAATGATCCTATAGGCTTCTCTTATAAACTTCAGGAGTATTTTTCACCAGAAGTGTTAGGTTTAGATTTTCTATCTCCTTTTGCGCTGGTGATTGCGATCTTAATTTGTGTGTTTGAACTGGTGTTGGGGATTATGTTACTAATTGGCTATTTACCAAAGTTTACGATGTGGAGTTTGTTATTAATGATTATTTTTTTCACGTTTCTCACATTTTACTCGGCTTATTTTAATAAAGTGACTGATTGTGGATGTTTTGGTGATGCCATACCGCTTACGCCCTGGCAAAGTTTTACTAAAGATTTAATCCTTTTGGTTTTTATTTTAATATTATTCTTTAACAAGAAGATGATCACACCGGTTTTTGTTCCCGCAAGTCATCGTTGGATCATTTTCCTTAGTTATATGCTTTGTTTTTTATACGCCTATTATGTATTAATGCATTTGCCGGTCATTGATTTTAGACCTTATAAAGTAGGGAATAATATACCAGAACTTCGCGATATTCCTGAAGGAGCTGCGACAGATGTTTTTGAGTATCACTGGAAATTTAATGTAGAGGGAGAAGAAGAAGTGGTGGTTACCGATGGTAGTTACCCGCAACACGAAGGAGAGTTTATAGAAGTAGATACTAAAATGATCGAAGAAGGTTACGTGCCGCCGATCCATGATTTTCAGGTCTTAGATGATGGAGAAGATATTACTGCAGAAATTCTTGAAGCCGATAAAGTATTACTTATTGTTGCTTATGATCTAAACCTTACCGAAAAACAAGGTTATGAAGCTATCAAATCTTTAGAAAGAGAAGCCAAGAGTAAAGGTTATGAAGTACTTGGTTTAACAGCTTCTGGGGATGTGCTAAAATCACAAATAAAAGAAGAATTTGGCCTTGATTTCCCTTTTTACCAAACCGATGCTACTGCACTTAAAACTGTGGTGCGAGCCAATCCAGGTATTTTAGTTTTAGAGCAAGGAACAATAACACAAAAAAAGCATTATTCAGATGCTTCATCTATAAAATTATAA
- the tpiA gene encoding triose-phosphate isomerase, translating into MRKNIVAGNWKMNNDLAQTQELIADLKKQISAAPAATVMIAPTYTNLYPAFEALKNTPVIVAAQNMHQNASGAFTGEISAAMLKSVGVETVILGHSERRAYFKESNELLAEKVNTALENDMTVIFCFGEELEDRKADKHFDLVESQLKESLYHLSKESWKNIILAYEPVWAIGTGETASPEQAQEMHAFIRKSIADAYGSEIAEEVSILYGGSVKPANAKEIFAKEDVDGGLIGGASLKAEDFLAIVNAF; encoded by the coding sequence ATGAGAAAAAATATTGTAGCCGGAAACTGGAAAATGAATAACGACCTGGCACAAACCCAGGAACTAATTGCTGACCTTAAGAAGCAAATTTCGGCAGCCCCAGCAGCAACGGTAATGATAGCACCAACCTATACGAATTTATATCCTGCTTTTGAGGCTTTAAAAAATACCCCCGTTATCGTAGCAGCACAAAATATGCATCAAAATGCAAGCGGAGCTTTTACCGGTGAAATCTCTGCAGCAATGCTAAAAAGTGTAGGCGTAGAAACAGTGATCTTAGGACACAGTGAAAGACGTGCTTATTTTAAAGAATCTAATGAGCTTCTTGCTGAAAAAGTAAATACCGCTTTAGAAAATGATATGACGGTAATTTTTTGTTTTGGAGAAGAATTAGAGGACCGTAAAGCCGATAAGCATTTTGATTTAGTTGAAAGTCAGCTTAAAGAAAGTTTATACCACCTATCTAAAGAGAGCTGGAAAAATATAATCCTTGCTTATGAGCCAGTTTGGGCGATTGGTACAGGAGAAACTGCATCGCCAGAGCAAGCGCAGGAAATGCATGCTTTTATAAGAAAAAGTATTGCGGATGCTTACGGAAGCGAAATTGCAGAAGAGGTTTCTATTCTTTATGGAGGTAGTGTGAAGCCAGCTAACGCGAAAGAAATCTTCGCTAAAGAAGATGTAGATGGTGGTCTAATTGGTGGAGCTAGTCTTAAAGCAGAAGACTTTTTAGCAATCGTGAACGCATTTTAA